From Novosphingobium resinovorum, the proteins below share one genomic window:
- a CDS encoding LacI family DNA-binding transcriptional regulator, giving the protein MSERSNIKDVSALAGVSIKTVSRVLNGHRYVSTDTKERVEKAMQELGFRPSVAARILAGTKSGQIALIYDNHSPYYMNQIQMGCWEACQQNGSRLLAQPVDVADPLVGEQVRGLVTETHVDGIVLSSPVTDCVPVLKALEGMDIPFVRISPGTNHAMTSSVFMDDAQAADDMTSYLIARGHRHIGFVKGHSNHMASEERLFGYRRALDRAGLPFEPALIAPGEFDFDSGVAAAQRFLKGKRRPTAIFASNDDMAAGVLSVAHDMGLGVPDDLSVVGFDDTMVARMVWPQLTTIRQPTRELAHAATQLLLEGAQATHRRLPHDLIERASVARINPDLLS; this is encoded by the coding sequence ATGAGCGAACGGTCCAACATCAAGGACGTCTCGGCGCTGGCGGGCGTATCGATCAAGACGGTCAGCCGCGTGCTGAACGGGCACCGCTACGTCAGCACCGACACCAAGGAGCGCGTCGAAAAGGCGATGCAGGAACTCGGCTTCCGGCCGAGCGTCGCCGCGCGCATTCTGGCGGGCACCAAGTCGGGCCAGATCGCGCTGATCTACGACAACCACAGCCCCTACTACATGAACCAGATCCAGATGGGCTGCTGGGAAGCCTGCCAGCAGAACGGCTCGCGCCTCCTCGCGCAGCCGGTGGACGTGGCCGACCCGCTGGTGGGCGAGCAGGTGCGCGGCCTCGTCACCGAAACGCATGTCGACGGCATCGTCCTGTCCTCCCCCGTGACGGACTGCGTGCCGGTGCTCAAGGCGCTGGAAGGCATGGATATTCCCTTCGTGCGCATCTCGCCGGGAACCAACCATGCGATGACCTCCTCGGTCTTCATGGACGATGCGCAGGCGGCGGACGACATGACCAGCTACCTCATCGCGCGCGGCCATCGCCACATCGGCTTCGTGAAGGGGCACTCCAACCACATGGCCTCGGAGGAGCGCCTGTTCGGCTACCGCCGCGCGCTAGACCGCGCGGGGCTGCCGTTCGAGCCCGCGCTGATCGCTCCGGGCGAGTTCGATTTCGACAGCGGCGTCGCCGCGGCGCAGCGGTTCCTCAAGGGCAAGCGCCGCCCCACCGCGATCTTCGCCAGCAACGACGACATGGCAGCGGGCGTGCTCTCCGTCGCGCACGACATGGGGCTGGGCGTGCCCGACGACCTCTCGGTGGTCGGCTTCGACGACACCATGGTCGCGCGGATGGTCTGGCCGCAGCTGACCACGATCCGCCAGCCCACCCGCGAACTGGCGCATGCCGCCACGCAGCTTCTTCTCGAAGGGGCGCAGGCCACGCACCGGCGCCTTCCCCACGACCTGA